Proteins encoded together in one Streptomyces roseifaciens window:
- a CDS encoding mandelate racemase/muconate lactonizing enzyme family protein has translation MSRSTGRSTGRSASRSTSGPVNGPVGGPVKAEHHTLRATLAEPFSSNTGLTTHVHQQVLVLHWEGLTGYGTALATRPGELDACLPLLTDASPLALARTLGRLHAAGIRPAVVAAVDMALHDLLGKRAGLPLHALLGLAGQPLAPTALSIGAGSDEELIRRGRALAHWPVLKLKLTPEDDGSRAGVLREVYDGRIWVDGNGSWTPERAVEVARELDRHGVELLEQPVPPGPADRLRYVHENAPLPVVADEDCTGPEDVLRLRGSVSAVNIKLTKCGGLRRAHETATLARRAGLKVMLGCKTESALGVTAMAQLAPLADHLDLDGHVDLTDDPFRGLRIDEGTLLMPDGPGLGVTATDTTDEES, from the coding sequence ATGAGCCGCAGCACCGGCCGCAGCACCGGCCGCAGCGCGAGCCGCAGCACGAGCGGGCCCGTGAACGGACCCGTCGGCGGACCCGTGAAGGCCGAGCACCACACCCTCCGCGCCACGCTCGCCGAGCCGTTCTCCAGCAACACCGGCCTGACCACCCACGTGCACCAGCAGGTGCTCGTGCTGCACTGGGAGGGCCTGACCGGATACGGCACCGCCCTCGCGACCCGACCCGGCGAGCTCGACGCCTGCCTGCCGCTGCTCACCGACGCCTCCCCGCTCGCCCTCGCCCGCACCCTCGGCCGGCTGCACGCGGCGGGGATCCGCCCGGCCGTGGTCGCCGCCGTCGACATGGCCCTCCACGACCTGCTCGGCAAACGGGCCGGACTCCCGCTGCACGCCCTGCTCGGACTCGCCGGGCAGCCCCTCGCCCCGACGGCCCTGTCCATCGGCGCCGGCTCGGACGAGGAACTGATCCGCCGCGGCCGGGCCCTGGCCCACTGGCCCGTCCTCAAGCTCAAGCTCACCCCCGAGGACGACGGCAGCCGGGCCGGGGTCCTGCGCGAGGTCTACGACGGGCGCATCTGGGTCGACGGCAACGGCTCCTGGACGCCCGAGCGCGCCGTCGAGGTCGCCCGCGAACTCGACCGGCACGGCGTGGAACTCCTCGAACAGCCCGTACCGCCCGGCCCGGCCGACCGCCTGCGCTACGTCCACGAGAACGCCCCCCTGCCCGTCGTCGCCGACGAGGACTGCACGGGCCCCGAGGACGTCCTGCGGCTGCGCGGCAGCGTCTCCGCCGTCAACATCAAGCTGACCAAGTGCGGCGGCCTGCGGCGCGCCCACGAAACCGCCACCCTCGCCCGGCGGGCCGGGCTGAAGGTGATGCTCGGCTGCAAGACCGAGAGCGCACTCGGTGTCACCGCCATGGCCCAGCTCGCCCCCCTGGCCGACCACCTCGACCTGGACGGCCACGTCGACCTGACCGACGACCCCTTCCGCGGCCTGCGGATCGACGAGGGGACGCTCCTGATGCCCGACGGCCCCGGCCTCGGCGTGACCGCAACAGACACCACCGATGAAGAGAGCTGA